The genomic region CTGTGACAATCGCTCTTTCCTCGTTTAAAAGGGCGTTTAGTAATGAGCTTTTACCTACATTTGGTTTACCGACAATCGCCGTTTTAACCCCTTCACGCATGATTTTACCTTTATTAGAATCATCCAATAAGCGGATGAGTTTTTGTCTGATTTCGATGACTTCTGGTTTGATCAATTCATTGCCCATGGTGGTTGCGTCATCGTATTCTGGATAATCGATATTCACTTCGATTTGTGCAATGATATTGAGCAGTTCACCACGGATGTTTTCAATGCCTTTTTTGATGTCACCACGAAGACCGGATAATGCCAATTTCATCGCGTTTTCGTTTTTTGCGTGAATGAGGTCCATGATGGCTTCTGCTTGAGTTAAATCGATGCGTCCATTGACATAAGCACGCTTGGAAAATTCGCCTGGTTCGGCCAGTTTGATACCCGTTTCTAATACACGCTCAAGTACTTTTTGAGTCACTAAAATACCCCCGTGACACGAGATTTCAACGGTGTCTTCGGCGGTAAATGTTTTAGGGGCTTTCATGACGGTAACCATGACTTCATCGATGACGTTGCCGAGTTTATCGGTGATGTGTCCATAGGTGACTGTATGACTCTTCATTTTTAGTAAGTTTCTGCCTTTGAATACTTGATTAGCTAGTCTGATCGACTCACTACCTGAGATTCGAATAATCGCGATGCCGGCAGTGCCAAATGGCGTCGCAATCGCAGCGATGGTATCGTAAATCATGTCATCACATCCTATGAAATATTATACAACATTCACCCCTAAAAATAAGAAAAAAACGCAGTTTTGCGTTTCTCTCATATAGATTATTATGCGTGACGTCGCTTGTCGTCGTCTTCGATGTCGATTTCACTTTCAAGGAAATCGTGGTGTACGTGTGGAATGAATGGGTTGATTCCGCGTTTGATATCTCTTAAATATATAAACAGTACCAAGAATGTGCCAAAAATAATGGACGTAAAATAGTAGCCTGATCCAGCGACCAATCCCATCATTGCTGTTGCCCAAATGGTTGCAGCTGTGGTTAAACCAATGATAGTTTTTCCACCTTTCATAATGACCCCTGCGCCGATGAAACCGACGCCTGGTAAAACTTGTGCAATCAGTCTTTGGTTATCGGCAGATGAGTCTCCGCCTTGTGCTTTATACATGTAGATTTGAACAATCCCAATCACTGCGGTACTCATTGCAATTAAAATATGAGCGGAAATCCCTGCAGATTTGCCAATATTTTGTCTTTCTAATCCAATCATAAATCCAAAAAAGAGCGCAATCGCCATTGGAAATACGACTGTAAGCCAAAATTCGCCACTTTGAAACACTTGTAATTCAATTTCGAACGGTGTCATTTTTCTTTGTTCCTTTCCTCATAGATTTCATTAAAATCGTATTTTTTGTCTTCGTATTGATAGCCCAATACGGCATTTAAATTGACATTTTCTGCTGCTTTGAAAATCGATTGATCGACTTCCGGATGAATCTTTCTCATGTCAGCGATGAGGTTTTTAATCTCTCTGCGCTTCGATGATGTTTTGCTTGCAACCACGGTACAACCACAGTTCATGGATTGAATACCATTGGTCTTGGTGAATCTTAAGATATCCGCTTCTTTGATATAGAACAGTGGTCTAATCAACTCGATATCTTCGAAGTTATCAGCGGTGATTTTCGGTACCATGGTTTTGAATTGTCCACCATATAAAACATTGAGCATGGTGGTTTCAATGACGTCATCAAAATGATGTCCTAGTGCTAATTTATTACAGCCCAATTCTTGTGCAGCGTTGTATAAAAATCCGCGACGCATTCTTGCACACATATAGCATGGGTTGTCTGAAGCAATCTTGCCTGCAACTGCGAATACATTGGATTTTTTAATGACCAATGGGATGTTTAAGTATTTACAGTTAGACTCTAATAAGGCTAGGTTGATGGGTGCGAACCCAGGGTCCATAGCGAGATAAACCACGTCAAACTTAACGATGGAGTGTCTATGTAATTCTTGAAATAGTTTCGCCATCAACAAGGAATCTTTACCACCCGATATACCAACAGCGACTTTATCGCCTTCTTCAACCAGCTTGTAATCCTTAACGGCTTTGATGAATTTTGCCCAAATTTCTTTTCGATAAGACTTAATAATACTGCGTTCGATTTGTTCTAATGATTGTAATGGTTCTGTGACGACTATGCGCTCACATACCTCTCTAATTTCCATCTTGATCCCTACTTACTTTAATGCGTTGATGTACTCATTTGTACGAGCAATGAAACGATCTAATTCTGCCCATGAATCGAGTTTAGCACCAGATGCTTTCGCATGTCCACCGCCACCAAACTCATTGGCTAGAGGTGCGATGACAGGACCGTTAGAGCGCAATCTAATGCGAATTTCCGAACCTGGATATTCTAAGATGATTGCCCAAACCGGATAGCCTTCAATGCCACCAATCACAGAAACCATCGATGCTGCTTGTTCGTCTGTAACGTTGAACGATTCAATGGTTTTACGGTCCAAAGTAACATAGATAAACCCAGCGTCTGTCATCTTAAAGTTAGATAATACATAACCTTTTAAACGAATCATATTTAAGGATTCAATGGAGAGTTTGCTATCAACAAATTCAACATCGACCCCATGGGTTAATAACATTCCCGCAATTTCATGGGTTTGTTTAGAAACCCCTCTAAAGCGGAATCGGCCTGTATCGGTTAAGATACCTACATACATTGCTAAGGCACCTTCATAACCTAACTTTAATTCTTTTTTATAAGTCTTATAGAAGTGTGCAATCATTTGGGCACAAGATGGATAAGAAGTGTCTACCCATTTGTATTTACCATAATCATTGACTGGAATATGGTGGTCAATCTTAATGGTTTCTTTACCTAAGTTGTAACGCTTGTCTGATATTCTTTCTTCTGTGGCTGTATCCACAACAATGGATAAAGCACCTTCATATAACGCATCTTCGATTTTGTCTGGTGTCCCTACAAAACTGACAAAGTCGGAGGTCTCTCCAACCACATAGACTTCCTTGTTAGGGAACGAGTTTTGGATGATGCTCTTTAAACCAAATTGTGCCCCGTAGCAGTCACCGTCTGGTCTTTGATGACCATGGATGATGATACGGTCGTATTCTTTAATTTTCTTGATGATGATTGGATTAATCATATTAGTTATTCTCCTTTAATAATTGTTTGTAATCTGCGATGACTTCATCGACTTGTGTCCAAGATTGAAGGCTTGCACCACACGCTTGTTCATGGCCGCCTCCACCATATTTTTTCGCAATATCGACAATCTTGATACCACGACTTCTAAATTCACCTAATATGATGTTCTTCTCTGCATCATACGTGAAGTTCAACCAAATCTTGATGGTGTCAATACCAGCAGCAAGATTTACCATCCCGCGAGATACGGTGAACACATCGACATCGAATTTATCAAAGACTTCTTTGTCATTCTTTAAATATGCAACCCCATCTTCAAAGACAAAACGATTGGAAAAATAATTTTTCATTTGTTTTGATTCTAAGGTTTCCACATATAAGAAATCATAAAGCTCGGTGGTTTTCGCCCCAAATCCTGTGAGCATCGAAGCGATTAAGAATACACGTTCTGGTTTGTGCATCCATTGGAATCTACCAGTATCTGTAACCATGCCCGCGTACAAGAACGAAGCCGCTCTTGGATTGATTTTTAAGTTGAGTTCTAATGCCATGTCTGTGATGAGTTCAGCACAAGCACTGAAGGTTGAATCGGATAAAACTAAAGTGGCATTTTCGATGTCACAAGCATTTTTATGGTGGTCAATGACAATCACTTCTTTTGCAAGTTTATAGCGGTCATCCGATACCATATGTTTAACCGCCACATCTAAGATAAATACCAACGCGTCTGCATACAATTCATCTGGTATGGATTGCATATCATTTTCCATATCAAAACGGTTTTGATCACCGACGACAAATATATGTTTATTTGGGAAATTCTCAACCAATATTTCTTTGAGTCCGACTTGTGATCCGATCGCGTCAAAATCTGGTTTGGAATGTCTATGAATGATGATGGTTTGATACCCCATCACTTTGGCTAAAATGTCTTCATACATGTTTTTTTCAAGCCCTTTCTAGGTGTATAAGGCGTGATTTCTCATTAAGTGCCTTATAATAGTATATCACTAATGCCGGCGATAATAAAGTGACATATCGTGTGTATGTGCGAACGCATGCGTGAAAATCGTTGTCTTTTTAATCTATTGTGTTATAATTTAAATGTATGAAAATCGTTATGAAAGGAAGATACAATGACTAAGTACGTTTATTTGTTCAAAGAAGGACAAGCAAGCATGAAAAACCTACTTGGTGGTAAAGGTGCGAACCTTGCGGAAATGACCAATTTAGGTCTACCAGTTCCTCAAGGATTTACAGTTACGACTGAAGCCTGCATCCAATACTACAAAGATGGTAAAAAGATTGCTCCAGAAGTTGTAGAACAAATCTTTGCCGCTTTAGAAAAGACTGAAGCAGAATTTGGCAAGAAATTCGGGGATGCGAAAAACCCATTCCTAGTATCTGTACGTTCCGGTGCTAGAGCATCTATGCCAGGGATGATGGATACCATTTTAAATCTAGGTTTAACCGATGAAGCCGTGGAGGGTTTAGCAAAACTCACCGATAACCCACGTTTTGCTTATGACTCTTATAGAAGATTCATCCAAATGTTTGCTGACGTTGTCATGGAAATTGACAAGATCAACTTCGAACATTTACTAGAAGCAATGAAAGAAGCAAAAGGTGTTCATCTAGATACTGAACTAGATGCCGAAGACCTTAAGAACCTCGTTGGACAATTCAAGGTTAAATACCAAGAATTGAAGGGAGAACCTTTCCCTCAAGATCCAAAAGTTCAATTAATTGAAGCAGTTCAAGCGGTATTCAGATCTTGGGACAACCCAAGAGCGAACACTTACCGTATGTTAAACCACATTCCTTATGAATGGGGTACAGCGGTCAACGTTCAAGGCATGGTGTTTGGTAACATGGGTCAAGACTCCGGTACAGGGGTTGCGTTCTCAAGAAACCCAGCTAACGGTGACAGAGTATTATACGGTGAATACCTATTTAACGCACAAGGTGAAGACGTTGTTGCGGGTATCCGTACACCAAAACCAATCGCTGAATTGAAGAAAGAAAACGAAGCATTATACGAAGAATTCGATCGTATTGCGACTAAACTTGAAGCACACTACAGAGATATGCAAGACATGGAATTTACCATTGAAAAAGGCAAATTATACATGTTACAAACTCGTAACGGTAAGAGAACCGCTCAAGCCGCTGTGAAAATTGCGATCGATTTAGTGAACGAAGGCGTATTAACTAAGGAAGAAGCCCTTTTAAAGGTTGAACCTTCTCAATTAGATGCCTTACTACACCCTACATTTGATCCTAAAGCCTTAAAAGCTGCTAAGCCAATCACTCAAGGTCTTGCTGCATCTCCAGGTGCTGCATACGGTAGAGTTGTGTTTACTGCTGAAAGAGCTGCTGAATTGGTTAAAAAAGACAAACTTCCAGTCGTTTTAGTTAGACAAGAAACCTCACCTGAAGATATCGAAGGTATGGTTGTCTCTGCTGGTATCTTAACCGCTCGTGGCGGTATGACCTCTCACGCTGCCGTTGTTGCACGTGGTATGGGTACATGCTGTGTTGCAGGTGCTGGTGAAGTTAAAGTCAATGAACATGGTAAATTCTTCACCATTAACGGCAAACGTTATAACGAAGGTGACTATATTTCCATCGACGGATCTACTGGTTATGTTTATGGCGAAAAGATTGCGACTACAGAAGCGGTTGTTTCTGGTGACTTCGCAACCCTTATGTCATGGGCTGACGAAATCCGTGTATTAAAAGTTAGAACCAACGCTGACACCCCAAGAGACGCTCATCAAGCGCGTGTATTCGGTGCTGAAGGTATTGGTCTATGCCGTACTGAACATATGTTCTTCGAATCTTCTCGTATTAAAGCAATGCGTGAAATGATCGTGGCTAAGAACCTTAAAGAAAGAGAAGTTGCCCTTGCTAAGTTATTACCGATGCAAAGAGAAGACTTCATCAAACTTTACAAGGAAATGGAAGGCTATGCCGTTACCGTTAGATACTTAGACCCACCTCTACATGAATTCGTGCCTCATACAGACGCTGAAATCGCTGATTTAGCGAAAGAAATGGGCTTACCATTCGAAGAATTGAAGAGAACCATTGAAGACTTACATGAAACCAACCCAATGTTAGGTCACCGTGGGGTTAGACTTTCGATTACTTACCCTGAAATTGCAGTGATGCAAACCAAGGCTGTCATCGAAGCGGCTATCCAAGTGACTAAAGAAGGTTTACATGTAGAACCA from Paracholeplasma manati harbors:
- the mnmE gene encoding tRNA uridine-5-carboxymethylaminomethyl(34) synthesis GTPase MnmE: MIYDTIAAIATPFGTAGIAIIRISGSESIRLANQVFKGRNLLKMKSHTVTYGHITDKLGNVIDEVMVTVMKAPKTFTAEDTVEISCHGGILVTQKVLERVLETGIKLAEPGEFSKRAYVNGRIDLTQAEAIMDLIHAKNENAMKLALSGLRGDIKKGIENIRGELLNIIAQIEVNIDYPEYDDATTMGNELIKPEVIEIRQKLIRLLDDSNKGKIMREGVKTAIVGKPNVGKSSLLNALLNEERAIVTDIEGTTRDTIEAYINIGNITLNLIDTAGIRETIDVVEKIGVDRSKKAIDEAELIILVLDQSRKISKEDIELLDATKDKKRIIVGNKNDLSKAIDLDIHMLSLSTLTKEGLMDLEKEIVKVLGMEDIQEKDFNVISNMRHIGKIKETIQSLDDVLNAIMIDMPIDMTEIDLKKAWQTLGEITGDYHPEDLISELFSKFCLGK
- a CDS encoding MgtC/SapB family protein, translated to MTPFEIELQVFQSGEFWLTVVFPMAIALFFGFMIGLERQNIGKSAGISAHILIAMSTAVIGIVQIYMYKAQGGDSSADNQRLIAQVLPGVGFIGAGVIMKGGKTIIGLTTAATIWATAMMGLVAGSGYYFTSIIFGTFLVLFIYLRDIKRGINPFIPHVHHDFLESEIDIEDDDKRRHA
- a CDS encoding tRNA lysidine(34) synthetase; translation: MEIREVCERIVVTEPLQSLEQIERSIIKSYRKEIWAKFIKAVKDYKLVEEGDKVAVGISGGKDSLLMAKLFQELHRHSIVKFDVVYLAMDPGFAPINLALLESNCKYLNIPLVIKKSNVFAVAGKIASDNPCYMCARMRRGFLYNAAQELGCNKLALGHHFDDVIETTMLNVLYGGQFKTMVPKITADNFEDIELIRPLFYIKEADILRFTKTNGIQSMNCGCTVVASKTSSKRREIKNLIADMRKIHPEVDQSIFKAAENVNLNAVLGYQYEDKKYDFNEIYEERNKEK
- a CDS encoding DHH family phosphoesterase; the encoded protein is MINPIIIKKIKEYDRIIIHGHQRPDGDCYGAQFGLKSIIQNSFPNKEVYVVGETSDFVSFVGTPDKIEDALYEGALSIVVDTATEERISDKRYNLGKETIKIDHHIPVNDYGKYKWVDTSYPSCAQMIAHFYKTYKKELKLGYEGALAMYVGILTDTGRFRFRGVSKQTHEIAGMLLTHGVDVEFVDSKLSIESLNMIRLKGYVLSNFKMTDAGFIYVTLDRKTIESFNVTDEQAASMVSVIGGIEGYPVWAIILEYPGSEIRIRLRSNGPVIAPLANEFGGGGHAKASGAKLDSWAELDRFIARTNEYINALK
- a CDS encoding DHH family phosphoesterase, whose amino-acid sequence is MYEDILAKVMGYQTIIIHRHSKPDFDAIGSQVGLKEILVENFPNKHIFVVGDQNRFDMENDMQSIPDELYADALVFILDVAVKHMVSDDRYKLAKEVIVIDHHKNACDIENATLVLSDSTFSACAELITDMALELNLKINPRAASFLYAGMVTDTGRFQWMHKPERVFLIASMLTGFGAKTTELYDFLYVETLESKQMKNYFSNRFVFEDGVAYLKNDKEVFDKFDVDVFTVSRGMVNLAAGIDTIKIWLNFTYDAEKNIILGEFRSRGIKIVDIAKKYGGGGHEQACGASLQSWTQVDEVIADYKQLLKENN
- the ppdK gene encoding pyruvate, phosphate dikinase, with protein sequence MTKYVYLFKEGQASMKNLLGGKGANLAEMTNLGLPVPQGFTVTTEACIQYYKDGKKIAPEVVEQIFAALEKTEAEFGKKFGDAKNPFLVSVRSGARASMPGMMDTILNLGLTDEAVEGLAKLTDNPRFAYDSYRRFIQMFADVVMEIDKINFEHLLEAMKEAKGVHLDTELDAEDLKNLVGQFKVKYQELKGEPFPQDPKVQLIEAVQAVFRSWDNPRANTYRMLNHIPYEWGTAVNVQGMVFGNMGQDSGTGVAFSRNPANGDRVLYGEYLFNAQGEDVVAGIRTPKPIAELKKENEALYEEFDRIATKLEAHYRDMQDMEFTIEKGKLYMLQTRNGKRTAQAAVKIAIDLVNEGVLTKEEALLKVEPSQLDALLHPTFDPKALKAAKPITQGLAASPGAAYGRVVFTAERAAELVKKDKLPVVLVRQETSPEDIEGMVVSAGILTARGGMTSHAAVVARGMGTCCVAGAGEVKVNEHGKFFTINGKRYNEGDYISIDGSTGYVYGEKIATTEAVVSGDFATLMSWADEIRVLKVRTNADTPRDAHQARVFGAEGIGLCRTEHMFFESSRIKAMREMIVAKNLKEREVALAKLLPMQREDFIKLYKEMEGYAVTVRYLDPPLHEFVPHTDAEIADLAKEMGLPFEELKRTIEDLHETNPMLGHRGVRLSITYPEIAVMQTKAVIEAAIQVTKEGLHVEPEIMIPLIGELKEFKFVKDIVVKTADELIKASGLKIKYLVGTMIEIPRAALLADEIAKEAEFFSFGTNDLTQMTFGFSRDDAGKFLPDYYKTKIFESDPFAHIDQRGVGKLMKMAVSLGSEVRPNIKTGICGEHGGDPQSVEFCHNTGLTYVSCSPFRVPLARLAAAQAQIKNPRK